A genomic window from Synechococcus sp. WH 8016 includes:
- a CDS encoding DNA polymerase produces the protein MIIPDYVELEMDLARIMARQEASGFRLDIAAATRIQKILSSRFEKIRTGLIHRFPAMKGKLKIPKVRSSKRNTQAGCPFHELLEFNPTSRVHIAHALQTLGVEFDKKTDSGQIQIDEDILASVMEDHDYSRRARKSARHFRTLLKLQKWMGQLSEGANAWIKKVGDDGCIHHSCRLATQTGRNAHSGPNLGQVVSAPWARQLFVPHKGHVLVGVDLEGLELRALGHFLAPYDEGRFAHIVVNGDIHQINADSVSTPETPISRKLVKSLTYGFIYGAGDVKLGKLVHPTLSESSQRIRGKELRQKFLDAIPGLEPLVAAVKDRIRTEGQLKGLDGRPITCTAEHAGLNYCLQGSGAVLSKRWVVIAYNDVIAKYEWGKDFTFCVYCHDEIQASCRPEIAEDIKTIIEAAALKAGEYYNFRVPITAAGEIGTSWQDTH, from the coding sequence ATGATTATTCCTGATTATGTCGAACTTGAGATGGATCTGGCACGGATCATGGCACGTCAAGAGGCATCTGGATTCCGCTTAGATATTGCTGCTGCTACTCGTATTCAAAAGATACTCTCAAGTCGATTCGAGAAGATACGCACGGGTCTGATCCATCGTTTTCCAGCGATGAAAGGCAAACTTAAGATACCCAAGGTTCGGTCATCCAAACGAAACACACAAGCAGGCTGTCCATTTCATGAGCTGTTGGAATTCAACCCAACTTCCCGTGTTCATATTGCCCATGCCCTGCAAACACTAGGTGTTGAGTTTGACAAGAAGACAGATTCAGGTCAGATCCAAATCGACGAAGACATTCTTGCTTCTGTTATGGAAGACCATGACTACTCACGTCGCGCTCGTAAATCCGCTCGACACTTTCGGACACTACTGAAACTCCAGAAGTGGATGGGCCAGTTATCTGAAGGTGCAAATGCCTGGATCAAAAAAGTAGGCGATGACGGTTGTATCCACCACAGTTGTCGCCTCGCTACTCAAACAGGACGCAATGCTCACTCAGGTCCCAACCTCGGGCAGGTCGTTTCTGCACCATGGGCTCGTCAACTATTTGTCCCGCATAAAGGTCACGTTCTTGTGGGAGTCGATTTAGAAGGGCTGGAATTGAGGGCACTTGGGCACTTCCTCGCACCCTATGACGAGGGACGCTTTGCTCACATTGTTGTCAATGGCGATATTCACCAGATCAACGCCGATTCTGTATCTACGCCTGAGACGCCAATCTCAAGAAAGCTCGTGAAAAGTCTCACCTATGGGTTCATCTATGGGGCGGGCGATGTCAAGTTAGGCAAACTAGTTCACCCCACTTTATCTGAATCATCACAACGCATACGAGGGAAGGAGTTACGTCAGAAATTTCTTGATGCAATTCCTGGACTTGAACCATTGGTGGCTGCTGTAAAAGATCGGATCAGAACTGAAGGGCAACTCAAGGGTCTGGATGGTCGTCCTATCACTTGTACGGCGGAACATGCCGGACTGAACTACTGCTTGCAAGGGTCTGGTGCAGTCCTGAGTAAGCGTTGGGTTGTAATTGCTTACAACGATGTCATTGCTAAATACGAGTGGGGTAAGGACTTCACTTTCTGTGTTTATTGTCATGACGAGATCCAAGCATCATGTCGCCCTGAGATTGCTGAAGATATCAAAACAATCATCGAAGCAGCTGCACTAAAAGCAGGCGAATACTACAACTTCCGCGTACCTATTACGGCAGCAGGGGAGATTGGGACATCCTGGCAAGATACACACTGA
- a CDS encoding type I-E CRISPR-associated protein Cse1/CasA codes for MTMTHNNLVSDPWVAALYTDGKNRYVSLETLFTDWNQIADITGVDGMSTLCIMHFLKIILMRVSGGVANVADVRALLDSNDLQQNVLQYLAENKDLFNVRDETKPFLQIAEIGTLKASNGSMLCQPENLNALLITGKTEKDLLFGYQYLIDDVPPFEFIDIAQFLLREAFAGKYGRCSSLSSSKVDEMRKLGQSKFEANASKSLLPNRTHVVAKLPTLRETIIVNLPKCLVDETEVAPWEKSRRPFPVTVTPDNEFQLLSTLSKSTLILWNGDAPYKVFSGPSEKIQREWIDDTLPLRNDLLQSCPRITAANVLKFLSPSNKSSDWSDMRTIFETLGHSSIQPAPITEHWQDLRDAGLMPESIGYEVLGVVMAGLNNPAIASVTQASMTVPSNVFEQGLVSKNLLGLLAFISRINREAFLPGYDDSNEKGDKKKRLLNKRPLNLLNQFARWAKPGLGSGDALKTRYPLSEQYLGLSQPLFEEAVQWIIDNPNAGLVAVSDKFKSLKKRTLDIALGLWNQTLGTLPLTTIGYVQAVGHANAKFQFIKRKLEEEINGTR; via the coding sequence ATGACTATGACACACAACAATCTTGTATCAGACCCATGGGTCGCTGCTTTATATACCGATGGTAAAAACCGATATGTCTCACTAGAAACACTATTTACTGACTGGAATCAGATCGCTGATATCACAGGTGTAGATGGTATGTCCACTCTATGCATCATGCATTTCCTAAAGATAATCCTGATGCGTGTATCAGGTGGAGTCGCTAATGTCGCTGATGTAAGAGCTCTGCTTGACTCAAACGATCTACAGCAAAATGTCCTGCAATATCTAGCGGAGAATAAAGATCTCTTCAACGTAAGAGACGAAACAAAACCATTCTTACAGATAGCTGAGATTGGGACTCTAAAAGCTTCCAATGGTTCGATGTTATGTCAGCCAGAAAATTTAAATGCCTTGCTAATTACAGGCAAGACTGAGAAGGATCTGTTGTTTGGCTATCAGTATTTGATTGATGATGTTCCCCCATTTGAATTTATTGACATCGCTCAATTCCTATTGCGTGAAGCATTTGCTGGTAAATATGGCAGGTGCTCTTCCTTGTCTTCATCAAAGGTAGATGAGATGAGGAAGCTAGGTCAATCAAAGTTTGAAGCAAATGCTTCTAAATCATTGTTACCTAATCGCACACATGTGGTCGCAAAACTGCCAACACTACGAGAAACAATAATCGTCAACTTACCCAAGTGCCTCGTTGATGAGACTGAAGTGGCTCCATGGGAGAAGTCAAGACGACCGTTCCCTGTTACTGTAACGCCAGATAATGAGTTTCAGTTATTATCTACGCTTTCTAAATCAACATTGATTTTATGGAATGGTGATGCACCTTATAAAGTATTCTCTGGTCCATCTGAGAAAATACAACGTGAGTGGATTGATGACACACTGCCTTTGCGTAATGATCTACTGCAATCGTGCCCACGAATTACAGCAGCAAATGTTTTGAAGTTCTTATCACCATCAAACAAATCATCTGATTGGTCTGATATGAGAACAATCTTTGAGACATTGGGGCATTCATCAATTCAGCCTGCACCAATCACAGAACACTGGCAAGACCTGCGTGATGCAGGACTCATGCCCGAATCCATCGGATATGAAGTGCTCGGCGTTGTGATGGCAGGTCTTAATAATCCTGCGATTGCATCTGTAACTCAAGCATCAATGACTGTTCCATCTAATGTATTTGAGCAGGGACTGGTAAGTAAGAACTTACTTGGATTGCTTGCATTCATTTCTCGCATTAATCGTGAAGCGTTCTTGCCAGGCTACGACGATAGTAATGAAAAAGGAGATAAGAAAAAGCGTCTGTTGAACAAACGACCCCTTAATCTTCTTAATCAATTCGCACGATGGGCAAAGCCTGGACTTGGATCTGGCGATGCACTCAAGACACGCTATCCACTATCTGAGCAATACCTCGGCTTATCTCAACCGTTATTTGAGGAAGCAGTCCAGTGGATTATTGACAATCCAAATGCTGGATTGGTTGCTGTCTCTGATAAATTCAAGAGTTTAAAGAAACGGACTTTAGATATTGCTTTGGGTCTGTGGAACCAAACTCTTGGCACATTGCCTCTGACAACCATTGGCTATGTCCAAGCAGTGGGTCACGCAAACGCAAAATTTCAATTCATCAAACGTAAATTAGAGGAAGAAATCAATGGCACTCGCTGA
- a CDS encoding type I-E CRISPR-associated protein Cse2/CasB, protein MALADHIIRVVKNKPGMRMQLLTQCGIQPSPEVIADVQKSFGIKGPDAFPAIVTVARLVAQHTPATGQFEGHNAESKALGRVLRQWADATGTKDQVLKRITRCVSMDLKYSRPHIESMLNQLLGKGYQLNIGSLFGDLMHWDDKPAMPRIRLVTSFSRLNDDAEATSEDT, encoded by the coding sequence ATGGCACTCGCTGATCATATTATTCGCGTTGTAAAAAATAAACCTGGAATGCGTATGCAGCTGCTTACGCAATGCGGCATCCAACCATCACCAGAAGTTATAGCCGATGTACAGAAATCATTTGGCATCAAAGGACCTGATGCGTTCCCAGCAATCGTCACCGTGGCACGTCTAGTAGCACAACATACGCCTGCTACTGGTCAATTCGAAGGACATAATGCTGAATCTAAAGCACTAGGACGTGTATTACGTCAGTGGGCTGATGCAACTGGAACAAAAGATCAAGTTCTCAAGAGGATTACTCGATGTGTGTCAATGGATCTTAAGTATTCACGTCCACATATTGAGTCAATGCTAAATCAATTACTCGGCAAAGGTTATCAACTAAACATCGGATCTCTGTTTGGTGATTTGATGCATTGGGATGACAAGCCTGCTATGCCACGTATTCGTCTTGTAACTTCTTTCTCTCGTCTAAATGATGATGCCGAGGCTACATCAGAAGACACTTAA
- a CDS encoding type I-E CRISPR-associated protein Cas7/Cse4/CasC encodes MGVPEISISGVVIINFQSLFQMSNQNNTALGTIMDTSHVTPPAISEDVVQEITYRIRSGANLRGRQGAYIINSTLRTITHNYGSRSESGQANITYIGGTPRAMISSNSRTRALRHLAEELTDIEELTEERDRSVFRHCFEAMTAAAPQSTIDLRLDLAYIAAFVGISQKRLDTEQKDGRYVSALMRDYVSNKEQIVGIYQAVADGTALSADDQAIYENPWLLFKRNEDTIQPVSYYQRQFLAEIVAAGAVKKTAKAKELTPLTEMSFKELKDFVEREYRKKSFAGLGVALCGDTKCDMPETSVTGALSVNHSFSTGELQLTNTLGTANAKTPDWEDHAGAELMFNREQTSGVFFEPNLWDMDQLHLNLPHLTEAQFLKATAESMRAQILATIDGGQRCSSTRSFPDVSINVVTSSVPITFEGAFVQPVPFGTEEGDQVASANRLISHIEDFRSMYGREGYIPIILATPTIRKQVEIPTDWVVCESIDAYLQTTLEIAGEIK; translated from the coding sequence GTGGGCGTGCCTGAGATTTCAATCTCGGGCGTCGTAATTATAAACTTTCAATCCTTATTTCAAATGTCTAATCAAAACAATACCGCTTTAGGAACAATCATGGATACCTCTCACGTTACACCACCTGCTATTTCAGAAGATGTAGTACAGGAAATCACCTATCGCATCCGATCCGGTGCCAATCTTCGTGGTCGTCAAGGTGCTTATATCATCAACTCAACGCTGAGGACTATTACTCATAACTACGGTTCACGCTCTGAATCAGGTCAAGCAAATATCACCTATATCGGTGGCACACCACGGGCAATGATCTCAAGCAATAGTCGGACACGAGCTCTTCGTCATCTTGCAGAAGAACTGACTGACATCGAGGAACTGACGGAAGAGCGTGATCGTTCTGTTTTCCGTCACTGCTTTGAAGCGATGACAGCTGCTGCACCTCAGTCCACAATTGATCTGAGGCTTGACCTTGCTTATATCGCTGCTTTTGTTGGCATCAGTCAGAAGCGACTGGACACTGAACAAAAAGATGGACGATATGTATCTGCATTGATGCGAGACTACGTCAGTAATAAAGAGCAGATTGTTGGTATCTATCAAGCAGTTGCAGATGGAACTGCATTATCAGCTGATGACCAAGCTATTTACGAGAATCCTTGGCTGCTTTTCAAACGCAATGAGGATACAATCCAGCCAGTTTCTTACTATCAAAGACAGTTCTTGGCTGAAATTGTCGCCGCTGGTGCTGTCAAAAAGACAGCGAAAGCAAAAGAACTGACGCCTCTAACAGAGATGAGTTTTAAAGAACTCAAAGACTTTGTCGAACGCGAATATCGCAAAAAGTCCTTTGCTGGTCTAGGTGTCGCTTTATGTGGTGACACTAAATGCGATATGCCGGAGACATCAGTTACAGGTGCGCTGTCAGTCAATCATTCGTTCTCCACGGGTGAACTTCAACTGACAAATACGTTAGGTACTGCAAATGCAAAAACTCCAGATTGGGAAGATCATGCAGGTGCGGAACTAATGTTCAATCGTGAACAGACCTCCGGTGTGTTCTTTGAACCTAACCTCTGGGACATGGATCAGTTGCATCTAAATCTTCCTCATCTGACAGAAGCGCAATTCTTGAAAGCAACTGCTGAATCGATGCGAGCACAAATCCTTGCAACGATTGATGGTGGTCAACGGTGCTCAAGCACTCGCTCTTTCCCTGATGTCTCGATTAACGTGGTGACGAGCTCCGTCCCAATTACTTTCGAAGGTGCATTCGTCCAACCTGTTCCATTTGGCACAGAAGAAGGAGATCAGGTTGCTTCTGCTAATCGATTGATCTCTCACATCGAAGATTTTCGTTCTATGTACGGACGAGAAGGATACATCCCTATCATTCTTGCGACACCAACCATCCGCAAGCAAGTGGAGATTCCAACAGATTGGGTAGTTTGTGAATCAATTGATGCATACCTGCAGACCACTCTTGAGATTGCTGGAGAGATCAAATGA
- a CDS encoding type I-E CRISPR-associated protein Cas5/CasD — protein sequence MTYTGIVNIAAVRTGVGVINSNYKSPGGQSTLTKSAVIGMMAAAMGRTRDQSIDDLNDLKIATVVINSGIAHKQFSTIFGGMKIDGKIRKDPCIRRKTFYQSHEAGPAGDHLIRHLVFFESDNKELIDAVLAAFTAPVFPVYIGRKTCLPVEPMAVGSIEGDLNDGLALVKTPAMATVEVEARSGITPMRRIADVIDGLKTRRSLSRMVTTVALNSA from the coding sequence ATGACATATACAGGAATTGTCAATATCGCAGCAGTGAGAACGGGTGTTGGCGTAATTAACTCAAATTACAAATCACCTGGTGGTCAATCAACTCTCACGAAATCTGCAGTCATCGGAATGATGGCTGCGGCTATGGGTCGCACAAGAGACCAATCGATTGATGATCTCAATGATTTGAAGATCGCAACTGTCGTCATCAATAGTGGCATTGCGCATAAGCAGTTCTCAACCATCTTTGGTGGGATGAAGATTGATGGGAAGATCCGTAAGGATCCTTGCATCCGGCGTAAAACGTTCTATCAATCACATGAAGCAGGACCTGCTGGCGATCATCTAATTCGTCATCTGGTTTTCTTTGAATCAGACAATAAAGAATTGATCGATGCTGTTCTGGCTGCGTTTACTGCACCGGTATTCCCTGTGTATATCGGACGCAAGACGTGTCTGCCTGTAGAACCAATGGCTGTTGGTTCAATTGAAGGTGATCTCAATGATGGCTTGGCTTTAGTCAAAACTCCTGCAATGGCTACGGTTGAAGTCGAAGCACGATCTGGCATTACACCAATGCGTCGTATTGCGGACGTGATCGATGGTCTAAAAACTAGACGGTCACTATCTCGGATGGTGACAACGGTTGCTCTAAATTCTGCCTAA
- a CDS encoding type I-E CRISPR-associated protein Cas6/Cse3/CasE, with protein sequence MSFRTIATVDTSRIDVARDIADRDRLHKRLMSLYPDNLGSSPRKKINLLFTVDVPSSTIIFQADMPPVTSPLNDARNQYFTSVDTTEVLTEVTQGDTVKFQLVLAGLIRHSGTGKRTTVLDNKVMIAKARGSLGKNGINVSTIECIGTDEVVSEKRGIRYYNYFLIGEATVTDADAVATAVRQGLGAGRLWGSAMLFVSSV encoded by the coding sequence ATGTCTTTTCGTACAATCGCCACAGTAGATACATCACGCATCGATGTCGCACGTGATATCGCAGATAGAGATAGATTACACAAGCGTTTGATGTCCTTGTACCCAGACAATCTGGGTTCTTCTCCACGTAAGAAAATCAATCTGTTATTCACAGTTGATGTACCATCATCAACAATTATTTTCCAAGCGGATATGCCGCCAGTGACCAGTCCTCTCAATGATGCACGCAATCAATACTTCACATCCGTTGATACGACTGAAGTTTTAACAGAAGTAACCCAAGGAGACACAGTTAAATTTCAACTGGTCTTGGCTGGGCTCATTCGTCACTCAGGCACAGGCAAGCGAACAACTGTTCTTGACAATAAAGTAATGATTGCTAAAGCTAGAGGCAGTCTTGGCAAGAATGGTATCAATGTATCTACTATTGAATGTATTGGGACTGATGAGGTTGTCAGTGAAAAACGTGGGATCCGTTACTACAACTACTTTCTCATTGGTGAAGCTACCGTAACTGATGCTGATGCTGTAGCAACTGCTGTAAGGCAAGGTCTCGGGGCAGGTCGTCTTTGGGGCAGTGCAATGTTATTTGTATCTAGTGTCTGA
- a CDS encoding urea ABC transporter substrate-binding protein, which translates to MKRLLWLAGLLGASLLSSCNNSPSSQPVSSVNVGILHSRSGTMALSENTVAEAERLAIEEINADGGLNLNGRRVLLRAIEEDGRSDPATFARQAAKLLDTQNVVAVFGGWTSSSRKAMIPVFEARGGLLFYPVQYEGQECSAFVVYGGSVPNQQSTPAVAWMLANKSKQLVLIGSDYVYPKTANQIIRAQVTQAGGTVIDELYLPLGSQAVEPLIQAIAKARATKPVVVINTLNGDSNIAFFQALNKAGLVGDPNLSVLSLSVSEEEAIAIGSNNMSGSYASWSYFQSLDSEASKEFAARFRQRYGFHRVINDPAEAGYSLVHLWAKAAEAANSTDPAKVRKALIGTRFEAPQGLLSIMPSQHLRKRSLLGRADPSGRFIVQENFGVIDPIPWNPALAESAERQCDHSKTPIRKLSESR; encoded by the coding sequence ATGAAACGCCTGCTCTGGCTCGCCGGACTACTCGGGGCCTCGCTGCTGAGTTCTTGCAACAACTCGCCGTCGAGCCAACCTGTCAGCAGTGTGAATGTTGGGATTCTGCATTCACGCAGCGGCACCATGGCGCTTTCAGAAAACACGGTCGCTGAGGCGGAACGACTGGCGATCGAAGAAATCAACGCTGACGGCGGCCTCAACCTCAATGGGCGACGTGTCCTCCTGAGAGCGATTGAAGAAGATGGAAGGTCGGATCCAGCAACGTTTGCGCGGCAAGCCGCCAAGTTGCTCGATACGCAAAACGTTGTCGCCGTTTTCGGTGGATGGACCTCCTCTAGTCGTAAGGCGATGATCCCTGTCTTCGAAGCGAGAGGTGGGCTGCTGTTCTACCCGGTTCAATACGAGGGGCAGGAATGTTCAGCATTTGTGGTCTATGGCGGCTCCGTTCCCAATCAGCAATCCACACCGGCCGTTGCATGGATGCTCGCCAACAAAAGCAAGCAATTGGTCTTGATTGGCTCGGACTATGTCTACCCAAAAACCGCTAATCAGATCATCCGCGCCCAGGTCACTCAGGCAGGGGGCACGGTGATTGATGAGCTCTACCTACCCCTAGGGAGCCAAGCCGTGGAACCACTCATTCAAGCGATTGCTAAGGCTCGTGCGACGAAGCCAGTGGTCGTCATCAACACACTCAATGGCGACAGCAACATCGCTTTCTTCCAGGCTCTCAACAAGGCTGGGCTCGTCGGCGATCCCAACCTGAGCGTGCTCAGCCTGTCGGTATCAGAGGAAGAGGCGATCGCGATCGGCTCTAACAACATGAGCGGAAGCTACGCCAGCTGGAGTTATTTCCAAAGCTTGGACAGCGAGGCATCCAAAGAGTTTGCTGCACGCTTTCGACAACGCTATGGCTTTCACCGTGTGATCAATGATCCAGCAGAAGCGGGCTACAGCCTGGTGCATCTCTGGGCCAAAGCCGCTGAAGCCGCCAACAGCACCGATCCCGCCAAAGTGCGCAAAGCACTGATCGGCACTCGTTTTGAGGCCCCTCAAGGATTGCTTTCCATCATGCCCTCGCAGCATCTGCGCAAACGCTCTCTACTGGGTCGAGCAGATCCAAGCGGACGCTTCATCGTGCAAGAGAATTTCGGTGTAATCGATCCCATCCCTTGGAACCCCGCCCTAGCCGAATCGGCGGAACGGCAATGCGATCACAGCAAAACCCCCATAAGAAAGCTGAGCGAATCGCGCTGA
- a CDS encoding pitrilysin family protein has protein sequence MSTTDLVLDPVQTPGVLAAKLWIGRGSAADPIGQRGAHQLLASVLTRGCGSLDAMQMADLVEGCGAGLRCDTNEDGLLISMKCRDLDSSQLLPLLGSMVHEPHLQADQVNLERELSLQALQRQREDPFHVAFDGWRHLAYGEGPYGHDPLGVAEELEQLNAESLRPIATSLSAEGAILALSGSIPAGLLDQLQADGICPQSKSMESDLAAQDSLDQPPLRAKQTVHLHPQSTEQVVLMLGQPTLPHGHPDDLALRLLQTHLATGMSSLLFRRLREDHGVAYDVGVHHPARAKASPFVLHASTAVDKALTSLDLLMMSWKELMEHTLVSADLNLARAKFRGQLAHASQTTGQRAERRAQLRGLGLPDNHDHRCMEAMETLDGTALRLAASRHLADPLLSLCGPQAAIESLADRWQQGLGKR, from the coding sequence GTGAGCACAACCGATTTGGTTTTGGATCCGGTTCAGACACCAGGTGTGTTGGCTGCCAAATTGTGGATCGGACGCGGAAGCGCTGCTGATCCAATCGGCCAGAGGGGAGCGCATCAGCTGTTGGCATCCGTCTTGACTCGCGGCTGTGGCTCCCTCGATGCCATGCAAATGGCCGATCTAGTGGAGGGTTGTGGGGCAGGCCTGCGCTGCGACACCAACGAAGATGGCTTGCTGATCAGCATGAAATGCCGGGATCTCGATAGCTCCCAATTGCTTCCCCTCTTGGGCTCGATGGTTCATGAACCCCATCTGCAAGCCGATCAGGTGAATCTGGAGCGGGAGTTGAGCCTTCAGGCGTTGCAGCGTCAAAGAGAAGACCCTTTCCATGTGGCCTTTGATGGCTGGCGGCATCTGGCCTATGGCGAGGGCCCCTATGGACATGACCCCCTGGGCGTTGCGGAGGAGTTGGAGCAACTGAATGCTGAGTCGCTAAGGCCGATTGCTACATCGCTCAGCGCCGAGGGAGCGATTTTGGCGTTGTCGGGTTCGATTCCAGCTGGATTGTTGGATCAACTTCAAGCGGATGGAATTTGCCCTCAATCCAAATCAATGGAATCGGATCTGGCCGCTCAAGATTCCCTTGATCAACCACCCCTGCGTGCGAAACAAACCGTTCACCTCCACCCTCAGTCAACCGAACAGGTTGTGCTGATGCTGGGTCAGCCAACGCTTCCTCACGGACATCCAGATGACCTTGCCCTGCGCTTGTTGCAAACCCATCTTGCTACTGGCATGTCGAGTCTGTTGTTTCGCCGGCTTCGCGAAGACCATGGCGTGGCCTACGACGTAGGCGTTCACCATCCAGCAAGGGCCAAAGCCTCACCATTTGTTCTGCATGCATCCACCGCTGTTGATAAGGCCTTAACCAGCTTGGATTTGCTGATGATGAGTTGGAAGGAACTGATGGAACACACGCTTGTCAGCGCGGACCTCAATCTGGCGCGTGCCAAATTTCGTGGTCAGTTGGCCCATGCCTCGCAAACAACAGGTCAGAGAGCCGAACGGCGAGCCCAGCTCAGAGGCCTTGGCTTGCCCGATAACCATGACCATCGCTGCATGGAGGCTATGGAGACTCTCGATGGCACTGCACTGCGCTTGGCGGCTTCTCGTCACCTGGCTGATCCCCTTCTCAGCCTCTGTGGACCACAAGCGGCTATCGAATCACTGGCTGATCGATGGCAACAAGGGCTTGGCAAACGCTGA
- a CDS encoding pitrilysin family protein, protein MPDADLTCLDFWCRAGSTWEDQGEEGLAHFLEHMVFKGSATLQAGEFDRRIEALGGSSNAATGFDDVHFHVLVPSSCAQNALDLLLDLVLNPALREDAYGMERDVVLEEIAQYRDQPDEQVFQTLLSQGFGQHPYGRPILGWEKSLIDSTPEGMRQFHSRRYRGPNCCLAISGAVTASLLEQIHSSRLSELQGDLDQGDKRASASRSLAFQSGRQSTRFPRLEAARLLMAWPMAAANDQDSVMGADLATTLLAEGRRSRLVQRLREDLQIVESIDMDVTVMEQGSVVMLEACCPEDQIAQVEAVIEEELKRASLEAIASEELHRAQQLVGNGLRFSLEAPGSVAAIAGSQSLWGRTQTLLSPLSHMQTWTVERLQQSLLPLLQPDQAFTLLALPEDSE, encoded by the coding sequence ATGCCAGACGCAGACCTCACCTGTCTCGACTTTTGGTGTCGAGCCGGAAGTACCTGGGAAGACCAAGGGGAAGAGGGCCTTGCCCACTTTTTAGAACACATGGTGTTTAAGGGCAGTGCAACGTTGCAGGCCGGCGAATTTGATCGTCGGATTGAGGCCCTTGGTGGCAGCAGCAATGCGGCTACGGGTTTTGATGATGTGCACTTCCACGTTTTGGTGCCTTCCAGCTGCGCTCAAAACGCTCTCGACCTGTTGCTTGACCTTGTGCTGAATCCGGCGCTGAGGGAGGACGCCTACGGCATGGAGAGGGATGTGGTGCTTGAAGAGATCGCTCAGTACCGAGATCAACCCGACGAGCAGGTGTTCCAAACCTTGTTGTCTCAAGGCTTTGGACAGCATCCCTACGGCCGTCCCATTCTTGGTTGGGAGAAGAGCTTGATCGATAGCACTCCAGAGGGAATGCGCCAATTTCACAGCAGGAGGTATCGCGGCCCCAACTGTTGTTTGGCCATCAGTGGCGCTGTGACAGCGAGTTTGTTGGAGCAGATCCACTCGAGCCGCCTCTCCGAGCTTCAAGGCGATCTTGACCAGGGGGACAAACGTGCATCCGCCTCTCGTTCGCTTGCGTTTCAAAGCGGACGACAAAGCACCCGATTCCCTCGCCTGGAAGCAGCACGGTTGCTGATGGCATGGCCGATGGCGGCAGCCAACGATCAAGACAGCGTGATGGGCGCAGACCTCGCCACGACTCTTCTGGCCGAGGGAAGGCGGAGTCGATTGGTGCAACGGTTAAGGGAAGATCTACAAATCGTGGAATCCATTGATATGGACGTCACGGTGATGGAACAGGGAAGTGTGGTGATGTTGGAAGCCTGCTGCCCAGAGGACCAGATCGCTCAGGTTGAAGCCGTGATCGAGGAAGAATTGAAACGGGCTTCGCTGGAAGCCATCGCTAGTGAGGAGCTGCATCGGGCACAGCAATTGGTGGGAAATGGCCTGCGCTTCAGCTTGGAAGCGCCTGGATCCGTGGCTGCCATTGCTGGATCCCAATCCCTATGGGGGCGAACCCAAACGTTGTTGTCTCCGCTCAGCCATATGCAGACCTGGACGGTTGAACGCTTGCAACAGTCCTTGCTACCGCTTTTGCAACCTGATCAAGCCTTCACTCTGTTGGCCTTACCGGAGGACTCGGAGTGA
- a CDS encoding phycocyanobilin:ferredoxin oxidoreductase, with product MSESTNGLELHPLVTSLAEQIRTCRTALPDLSPLAVDPALEAISGMLDGETLFIRNELHQCLGLRKLHLEIARLGMGLQILHCVFFPDPRFDLPVFGADIVASKAGISAAIVDLSPVCEALPEAVSQPLSALQLPPFQQVRDLPAWGTIFSPYVKFIRPVDQQEETWFVDLVADYLNILRQAILATAPDALDSLPTIDRHQGQLSYCRQQKRNDKTRRVLEKAFGSAWADRYIEEMLFDDPPPLP from the coding sequence ATGTCCGAATCCACCAACGGTCTTGAATTGCATCCGCTGGTGACCTCCCTAGCGGAGCAAATTCGCACGTGCCGGACAGCTCTCCCCGACCTCTCTCCTCTCGCTGTAGACCCAGCATTGGAGGCGATCAGCGGCATGCTGGATGGTGAAACGCTCTTCATTCGCAACGAGCTGCATCAATGCCTTGGTCTCCGCAAACTGCACCTTGAGATTGCTCGCCTAGGCATGGGATTGCAGATCCTCCACTGCGTCTTTTTTCCAGATCCGAGGTTCGACCTACCCGTATTTGGTGCCGATATTGTTGCCAGCAAAGCGGGCATTTCGGCGGCGATCGTTGATCTCTCCCCTGTCTGCGAAGCCTTACCAGAGGCGGTGAGTCAACCGCTCAGTGCTCTTCAATTGCCGCCGTTTCAGCAGGTAAGAGACCTGCCCGCGTGGGGAACCATTTTTTCCCCTTATGTGAAATTCATTCGACCCGTTGATCAGCAAGAAGAGACCTGGTTCGTTGACCTTGTTGCTGACTATCTCAACATCCTGCGCCAGGCGATTCTGGCAACCGCTCCCGATGCTCTTGATTCACTCCCTACGATCGATCGTCATCAAGGCCAACTCTCCTATTGCCGGCAACAGAAACGCAACGACAAGACCAGACGCGTCTTAGAGAAAGCCTTCGGCAGCGCTTGGGCCGATCGCTACATCGAGGAAATGCTCTTCGACGATCCTCCACCTCTTCCATGA